Proteins encoded in a region of the Anopheles aquasalis chromosome 2, idAnoAquaMG_Q_19, whole genome shotgun sequence genome:
- the LOC126581643 gene encoding uncharacterized protein LOC126581643, with product MTINRLACDVQKHPATSRDGRCVDSFKEISEATFRPRISNNVDVIVRSPVICHTLLLLLLLLFVGAVRTHSRNEKENFVKTTDVEAIEDHQAVLYCPLLASNRDKINMVLWFRDNAGIPLYSLDVRGKSLTDAQHWSAPQVFGPRARYVIESDPAYLELNEIKRHDQGIYRCRVDFQNSQTQSFRFNLTVIIPPSQPVILDRWGRIINSTIIGPKEEGDDIMLTCRVVGGRPQPDVLWFINDNLVDNQIEQNTGNIIENRLLWTSIQRHQLHSIFTCQASNTKLMQPRTEKFELDMYLKPLAVRILNSTESLAAHREYQIVCQSDGARPNAAIQWTKGKKTLKRVKEHTVRNTTISVLTFVPTVEDDGRILGCRAQNPKVPGLFLEHFQNISVHYPPVVVLQLGSTLAMDDIKEGDDIYFECKIQSNPAWRRLSWLHNGLQLPQNSSSTKVVRSNQSLVVQKVTRSSSGSYQCGALNSEGETLSNEIVLNIKYVPLCATDKIVSIGVSLEETITVSCDIITHPLASKFYWRFENSEEVLEIEQQRFTNNGTSSQMHYTPTTEQDYGTLSCWGTNEIGTMAEPCMFHLIAAGLPTSVINCSWKNFTNGLEVLCHPGYDGGLKQSFVLEMASTHHPGQSINFTNTEEPTFTMSSFEPIRQQLPNGRKADEYYLKLYVYSINQKGHSPKVFIADLVLPPLPLVQTEFGDNHGKSPLLTPILIGLFLTIVLIIIVIIVRIYLKSKRLKQNINKEKRYTEESKNTLLLVDLSKDKTTKANKWMNNVGSSIKTKTKIETIDDEQDPDLIPYPRLTDIRQEELIPINSSESPFPIKHHHQPSALQSHACQEQERLGKDRFYQPPVPGIISGTSYRDEEISEAEINLKGIEDFLMTNRVPESCV from the exons ATGACCATTAATCGGCTGGCGTGCGATGTTCAGAAACATCCTGCAACCTCACGAGATGGTCGTTGCGTCGACAGTTTCAAAGAAATCTCCGAGGCCACCTTTCGACCAAGGATTTCGAACAACGTAGACGTAATAGTTCGCTCTCCGGTCATTTGTCATACgcttctactgctgttgctgttgcttttcgtTGGAGCTGTGAGGACGCATTCACGCAATGAGAAGGAAAACTTTG TCAAAACCACGGATGTGGAAGCTATCGAGGACCATCAGGCAGTGCTGTACTGTCCGCTTCTAGCATCGAACCGTGATAAAATCAATATGGTCCTTTGGTTCCGGGACAACGCAGGCATCCCTTTGTACAG CCTGGACGTCCGGGGAAAGTCACTAACAGATGCTCAACATTGGTCAGCCCCGCAGGTGTTTGGACCACGTGCCCGTTACGTGATTGAGAGTGACCCAGCGTATTTGGAATTGAAC GAAATTAAACGTCATGATCAAGGAATTTATCGATGCCGCGTTGACTTTCAGAATAGCCAAACGCAAAGCTTTCGCTTCAATCTCACCGTGATAA TTCCACCATCGCAACCAGTCATCCTGGACCGCTGGGGCCGCATCATAAATAGTACAATAATAGGACCAAAGGAGGAGGGAGATGATATAATGTTGACCTGTCGCGTGGTTGGAG GCAGACCGCAACCGGATGTGCTCTGGTTCATTAACGATAATCTAGTGGATAATCAGATCGAACAGAACACTGGAAACATTATCGAGAATCGTCTGCTATGGACGTCTATTCAGCGGCACCAGCTGCACTCGATTTTCACCTGCCAGGCATCCAACACAAAGCTGATGCAACCCCGAACCGAAAAGTTCGAGCTAGATATGTACC TGAAACCGCTGGCGGTGAGGATACTGAATTCCACCGAATCGTTGGCTGCACATCGTGAATATCAGATTGTATGTCAATCGGACGGTGCCCGACCTAACGCCGCTATCCAGTGGACAAAGGGTAAGAAAACGCTCAAACGGGTCAAGGAACACACGGTACGCAACACAACCATTTCCGTGCTGACCTTTGTACCAACGGTCGAGGACGATGGCCGCATACTAGGTTGTCGCGCCCAGAACCCCAAGGTTCCAGGCCTATTCCTGGAACACTTCCAAAACATCAGCGTACACT ATCCCCCGGTAGTAGTCCTTCAGCTAGGCTCAACGCTCGCCATGGATGACATCAAGGAAGGAGATGACATCTACTTTGAGTGCAAGATACAATCAAATCCGGCATGGCGTAGGCTATCCTGGCTACATAAT GGATTGCAACTACCTCAGAACTCATCATCGACGAAAGTTGTACGCTCGAATCAAAGTCTGGTCGTACAGAAAGTCACTCGGTCCTCGAGTGGTTCTTACCAGTGCGGGGCACTTAATTCTGAAGGAGAAACGCTAAGTAACGAAATCGTGCTCAACATTAAAT ACGTTCCATTATGTGCCACGGATAAAATCGTTAGCATAGGTGTATCGCTGGAAGAAACAATCACCGTCAGCTGTGATATCATAACGCATCCTTTGGCAAG CAAATTCTACTGGCGATTCGAAAACTCCGAAGAAGTGCTCGAGATCGAACAGCAGCGTTTCACGAACAACGGCACATCCAGCCAGATGCACTATACACCGACCACCGAGCAAGACTATGGCACGTTGTCCTGCTGGGGCACAAATGAGATAGGCACGATGGCAGAGCCATGCATGTTTCACCTAATAGCAGCCG GATTGCCAACGTCGGTAATAAACTGTTCATGGAAGAATTTCACGAACGGGCTGGAAGTCTTGTGCCACCCAGGCTACGATGGGGGGCTTAAGCAATCGTTCGTTTTAGAAATGGCTTCAACGCATCACCCCGGTCAAAG CATTAACTTCACCAACACTGAAGAGCCCACCTTCACCATGAGCTCTTTTGAGCCAATCCGCCAACAGCTTCCGAACGGCCGAAAAGCGGACGAATATTATTTAAAGCTGTACGTTTACTCCATCAACCAAAAGGGCCACAGCCCAAAGGTGTTCATCGCGGACCTGGTTTTGCCACCACTCCCTCTCGTGCAGACAGAGTTTGGCGATAACCACGGCAAATCACCCCTTCTAACACCCATTCTCATCGGTTTGTTCCTAACTATTGTGCTAATTATTATCGTTATCATTGTAAGAATTTATCTGAAATCGAAAAGACTTAAACAAAATATTAACAAGGAAAAGCGGTACACGGAGGAGTCGAAAAacacgctgctgttggttgacCTATCGAAG GACAAAACGACGAAGGCCAACAAATGGATGAACAAcgtgggcagcagcatcaagacgaaaacgaaaatagaaacaatcgacgacgagcagGATCCCGACTTGATTCCG TATCCCCGCCTGACGGATATTCGCCAGGAGGAGCTTATACCGATAAACTCAAGCGAATCGCCCTTCCCGAtcaagcatcatcaccagcccTCTGCGTTGCAAAGCCACGCTTGTCAGGAGCAGGAACGGCTGGGCAAGGATCGGTTTTATCAGCCACCGGTGCCTGGTATTATCTCGGGCACCAGCTACCGGGACGAGGAAATCTCCGAAGCAGAAATCAACCTAAAAGGAATTGAGGACTTCCTAATGACAAACCGTGTGCCGGAAAGTTGTGTGTGa